A genome region from Brassica oleracea var. oleracea cultivar TO1000 chromosome C2, BOL, whole genome shotgun sequence includes the following:
- the LOC106326671 gene encoding protein yippee-like At3g08990, protein MGRMFEIELEGPFYTCIKCHTHLGVPSDIISKEIGQDGRYEYEFTRLFNTFLAERPFNSAVKDIFCVGCSNIIGIYGVTGGSYWVLRNEFHGPEGSDDEV, encoded by the exons ATGGGAAGAATGTTCGAGATAGAACTCGAGGGACCCTTCTACACATGCATAAAGTGCCACACACATCTCGGAGTTCCCAGTGATATCATCTCTAAGGAGATTGGTCAG GATGGTCGTTACGAATATGAGTTCACTAGACT CTTCAATACATTTCTTGCTGAAAGACCGTTCAATTCTGCTGTGAAAGATATCTTTTGTGTCGGTTGTTCCAATATCATCGGCATTTATGGC GTAACTGGGGGTTCTTACTGGGTTTTGAG GAACGAATTCCATGGACCGGAAGGAAGCGATGATGAGGTTTAG
- the LOC106326481 gene encoding protein yippee-like At3g55890 isoform X2, whose product MGRAFGIELEGAVYTCKWCDTHLGVPSDIISKETEDGCLVYVFSRLYNTIILAEATGDFHDIFCVGCSNDIGIYGVSDPNSFRVLRSELHGPEGSDDEV is encoded by the exons ATGGGAAGAGCGTTCGGGATCGAACTCGAGGGAGCAGTGTATACATGCAAATGGTGCGACACACATCTCGGAGTCCCCAGTGATATCATCTCTAAGGAGACCGAG GATGGTTGCCTCGTATATGTGTTCAGTAGACT CTACAATACAATAATTCTGGCTGAAGCAACTGGTGACTTCCATGATATCTTTTGTGTCGGTTGTTCCAACGACATCGGCATTTATGGC GTAAGTGATCCAAATAGTTTCAGGGTTTTGAG GAGCGAACTCCATGGACCGGAAGGAAGCGATGATGAGGTTTAG
- the LOC106322991 gene encoding protein AIG2-like, whose translation MTSSDQSLSHNVFVYGSFQEPPVVSLILECNPVAVSAQLHGFHVYRLKGRLHACISPSENGLTNGKILTGLTDGQLENLDMIEGDEYVRKTVEVVLTETSEKMKVETYVWANKDDPDMYGEWDFEEWKRLHMEKFIEAAKKFIEWKKNPDGRSREEFEKFVHEDPLVA comes from the exons ATGACTAGTTCTGATCAATCTCTGTCGCACAATGTCTTTGTCTACGGCAGTTTCCAAGAACCACCCGTCGTCAGTTTGATCCTCGAATGCAATCCGGTCGCCGTCTCCGCTCAGCTCCACGGCTT TCATGTGTATAGGCTGAAAGGACGTTTGCATGCATGTATTTCTCCTTCTGAGAATGGACTTACCAACGGAAAG ATACTAACTGGATTGACAGATGGTCAGCTAGAGAACTTAGATATGATTGAAGGAGATGAATACGTGAGGAAGACTGTCGAAGTTGTGTTAACT GAAACCTCCGAGAAGATGAAAGTGGAAACCTATGTATGGGCTAACAAGGATGATCCTGATATGTATGGAGAATGGGATTTCGAG GAATGGAAGCGGCTTCACATGGAGAAATTCATAGAGGCAGCCAAGAAATTTATTGAATGGAAGAAGAATCCGGATGGGAGATCAAGGGAAGAGTTTGAGAAATTTGTACATGAAGATCCTCTGGTGGCCTGA
- the LOC106326481 gene encoding protein yippee-like At3g55890 isoform X1, with product MGRAFGIELEGAVYTCKWCDTHLGVPSDIISKETEDGCLVYVFSRLYNTIILAEATGDFHDIFCVGCSNDIGIYGVRKETPPRLRFHQSKLNSSTLYVCSLILYVVSFSQVSDPNSFRVLRSELHGPEGSDDEV from the exons ATGGGAAGAGCGTTCGGGATCGAACTCGAGGGAGCAGTGTATACATGCAAATGGTGCGACACACATCTCGGAGTCCCCAGTGATATCATCTCTAAGGAGACCGAG GATGGTTGCCTCGTATATGTGTTCAGTAGACT CTACAATACAATAATTCTGGCTGAAGCAACTGGTGACTTCCATGATATCTTTTGTGTCGGTTGTTCCAACGACATCGGCATTTATGGCGTAAGAAAAGAGACCCCCCCAAGACTCAGATTCCACCAAAGCAAACTCAATTCTTCAACTTTATATGTGTGTTCATTGATTTTGTACGTGGTTTCTTTCTCACAGGTAAGTGATCCAAATAGTTTCAGGGTTTTGAG GAGCGAACTCCATGGACCGGAAGGAAGCGATGATGAGGTTTAG
- the LOC106322990 gene encoding protein AIG2-like isoform X3 produces MISYHFTKYTKKIRKKKEEEVKESRLRYEAINRALLTHLSHTHFFKHSTIRKKKKMSSSVSPSHNVFVYGSFQEPAVVGLILECTPVIVSAQLHGFHVYRLKGRLHACISPSENGLTNGKILTGLTDGQLENLDMIEGDEYERKTVEVVLTEWKRLHMEKFIEASKKFIEWKKNPNGKTREEFAKFVNEDPPVA; encoded by the exons ATGATCTCCTACCATTTTACCAAATACACCAAGAAAATAAGGAAGAAGAAGGAAGAAGAAGTCAAGGAAAGTAGGCTACGATACGAGGCTATAAACAGAGCACTACTTACTCATCTCTCTCACACACATTTTTTCAAACATAGCACTATCAGAAAGAAGAAGAAGATGAGTAGTTCTGTATCTCCGTCGCACAATGTCTTCGTCTATGGCAGTTTCCAGGAACCAGCAGTCGTGGGTTTGATCCTCGAATGCACTCCCGTCATCGTATCCGCTCAACTCCACGGCTT TCATGTGTATAGGCTGAAAGGACGTTTGCATGCATGTATTTCTCCTTCTGAGAATGGACTTACCAACGGAAAG ATACTAACTGGATTGACAGATGGTCAGCTAGAGAACTTAGATATGATTGAAGGAGATGAATACGAGAGAAAAACTGTTGAGGTTGTATTGACC GAGTGGAAGCGGCTTCACATGGAGAAGTTCATAGAGGCATCGAAGAAGTTCATCGAATGGAAGAAGAATCCAAATGGCAAAACAAGGGAAGAGTTTGCCAAATTTGTAAACGAAGATCCTCCCGTGGCTTGA
- the LOC106322990 gene encoding protein AIG2-like isoform X1 has product MISYHFTKYTKKIRKKKEEEVKESRLRYEAINRALLTHLSHTHFFKHSTIRKKKKMSSSVSPSHNVFVYGSFQEPAVVGLILECTPVIVSAQLHGFHVYRLKGRLHACISPSENGLTNGKILTGLTDGQLENLDMIEGDEYERKTVEVVLTDTLEKMEVEAFIWANKDDPDMYGEWDFEEWKRLHMEKFIEASKKFIEWKKNPNGKTREEFAKFVNEDPPVA; this is encoded by the exons ATGATCTCCTACCATTTTACCAAATACACCAAGAAAATAAGGAAGAAGAAGGAAGAAGAAGTCAAGGAAAGTAGGCTACGATACGAGGCTATAAACAGAGCACTACTTACTCATCTCTCTCACACACATTTTTTCAAACATAGCACTATCAGAAAGAAGAAGAAGATGAGTAGTTCTGTATCTCCGTCGCACAATGTCTTCGTCTATGGCAGTTTCCAGGAACCAGCAGTCGTGGGTTTGATCCTCGAATGCACTCCCGTCATCGTATCCGCTCAACTCCACGGCTT TCATGTGTATAGGCTGAAAGGACGTTTGCATGCATGTATTTCTCCTTCTGAGAATGGACTTACCAACGGAAAG ATACTAACTGGATTGACAGATGGTCAGCTAGAGAACTTAGATATGATTGAAGGAGATGAATACGAGAGAAAAACTGTTGAGGTTGTATTGACC GATACCTTGGAGAAAATGGAAGTGGAAGCCTTTATATGGGCCAACAAGGATGATCCTGATATGTATGGAGAATGGGATTTTGAG GAGTGGAAGCGGCTTCACATGGAGAAGTTCATAGAGGCATCGAAGAAGTTCATCGAATGGAAGAAGAATCCAAATGGCAAAACAAGGGAAGAGTTTGCCAAATTTGTAAACGAAGATCCTCCCGTGGCTTGA
- the LOC106322990 gene encoding protein AIG2-like isoform X2 codes for MISYHFTKYTKKIRKKKEEEVKESRLRYEAINRALLTHLSHTHFFKHSTIRKKKKMSSSVSPSHNVFVYGSFQEPAVVGLILECTPVIVSAQLHGFHVYRLKGRLHACISPSENGLTNGKILTGLTDGQLENLDMIEGDEYERKTVEDTLEKMEVEAFIWANKDDPDMYGEWDFEEWKRLHMEKFIEASKKFIEWKKNPNGKTREEFAKFVNEDPPVA; via the exons ATGATCTCCTACCATTTTACCAAATACACCAAGAAAATAAGGAAGAAGAAGGAAGAAGAAGTCAAGGAAAGTAGGCTACGATACGAGGCTATAAACAGAGCACTACTTACTCATCTCTCTCACACACATTTTTTCAAACATAGCACTATCAGAAAGAAGAAGAAGATGAGTAGTTCTGTATCTCCGTCGCACAATGTCTTCGTCTATGGCAGTTTCCAGGAACCAGCAGTCGTGGGTTTGATCCTCGAATGCACTCCCGTCATCGTATCCGCTCAACTCCACGGCTT TCATGTGTATAGGCTGAAAGGACGTTTGCATGCATGTATTTCTCCTTCTGAGAATGGACTTACCAACGGAAAG ATACTAACTGGATTGACAGATGGTCAGCTAGAGAACTTAGATATGATTGAAGGAGATGAATACGAGAGAAAAACTGTTGAG GATACCTTGGAGAAAATGGAAGTGGAAGCCTTTATATGGGCCAACAAGGATGATCCTGATATGTATGGAGAATGGGATTTTGAG GAGTGGAAGCGGCTTCACATGGAGAAGTTCATAGAGGCATCGAAGAAGTTCATCGAATGGAAGAAGAATCCAAATGGCAAAACAAGGGAAGAGTTTGCCAAATTTGTAAACGAAGATCCTCCCGTGGCTTGA